A DNA window from Methanococcus voltae PS contains the following coding sequences:
- a CDS encoding S26 family signal peptidase: MDNKDNNHKKPNKNTETNKKNKKISRSILEFVIFVVLFFLIWTHVNVVVSNSMYPIMERGDFVLVENAGFEFDLNNVKTGDVVIYDAHWVPELGNYPNQLIVYENYKYGIYPDNGNIRPVIHRIIGNYTDKNGNIYYIIKGDNNQDRDPELVKPEQIKKRALSWNDNLFVIPKVGYLSIFVKENVLLVIFIIGLLFIYEYRKSIFKMFSK, from the coding sequence TTGGATAATAAAGATAATAATCATAAGAAACCTAATAAAAATACTGAAACAAATAAAAAAAATAAAAAAATCAGTAGAAGTATTTTAGAATTTGTAATTTTCGTAGTACTGTTCTTTTTAATCTGGACACATGTTAATGTAGTTGTTTCCAATAGTATGTATCCAATAATGGAACGAGGGGACTTTGTTTTAGTTGAAAACGCCGGTTTTGAATTTGATTTAAACAATGTAAAGACTGGGGATGTAGTTATTTACGATGCGCACTGGGTTCCCGAATTGGGGAATTATCCTAACCAGTTAATAGTATATGAAAATTATAAGTATGGAATATACCCTGATAACGGAAATATTAGGCCTGTAATTCATAGGATTATTGGAAATTACACTGATAAAAATGGTAATATCTACTATATCATCAAAGGGGATAATAATCAGGATAGGGACCCCGAACTTGTCAAACCAGAGCAAATTAAGAAAAGAGCTTTATCTTGGAATGATAATTTATTTGTAATTCCTAAAGTGGGTTATTTATCAATATTTGTAAAAGAAAACGTTTTATTAGTTATATTCATTATTGGATTGTTATTTATTTACGAATATAGGAAAAGCATATTTAAAATGTTTAGTAAATAA
- a CDS encoding histone family protein, producing MAEIPVAPVVRILKKAGAERVSEGAAKLFVEELESIAMDIAKEAAELSRHAGRKTVKVEDIKMVLKR from the coding sequence ATGGCAGAAATTCCAGTAGCTCCAGTAGTGAGAATATTAAAAAAAGCAGGCGCTGAAAGAGTAAGTGAAGGTGCAGCAAAATTATTCGTAGAAGAATTAGAATCAATTGCAATGGATATTGCAAAAGAAGCAGCAGAATTATCAAGACATGCTGGTAGAAAAACCGTTAAAGTAGAAGACATCAAAATGGTTTTAAAAAGATAA
- a CDS encoding 4Fe-4S binding protein, translated as MKVNNLKCGYCGACVGICPRNAIELIENKIEIDNEKCKGCKLCKEICPVNALEE; from the coding sequence GTGAAAGTAAATAATTTAAAATGTGGCTACTGTGGGGCATGCGTTGGCATATGTCCGAGGAATGCAATAGAACTTATTGAAAATAAAATAGAAATCGACAACGAAAAGTGTAAAGGTTGTAAACTTTGTAAAGAAATATGTCCAGTAAATGCTTTGGAGGAATAA
- a CDS encoding DUF2116 family Zn-ribbon domain-containing protein, whose amino-acid sequence MEKHKHCINCGLSVPPEEDFCSTKCKEEYAKRRKKMLRSQLLMFGAFVIVFGALIISKYLN is encoded by the coding sequence ATGGAAAAACATAAACATTGTATAAACTGTGGATTATCAGTACCTCCAGAAGAAGACTTTTGTTCTACAAAGTGTAAGGAAGAATATGCTAAAAGAAGAAAAAAAATGTTAAGAAGTCAACTTTTAATGTTTGGTGCTTTTGTTATAGTATTTGGTGCTTTGATAATATCAAAATATTTAAATTAA
- the pyrH gene encoding UMP kinase, which produces MRVVFALGGSVLMPKEGASKENIASYAETFKKLKDEGHEISVIIGGGNTARQYISIAREFTNDAFCDEIGIMSTRLNSMLLISALGNYAVKNVPTSFKEAETILNLNKIVVMGGTHPAHTTDAVSASLAEFLDADLLVIATNVDGVYTNDPRIDSNAKKLKEMTISELLEITGNCSISAGSSSVVDPLASKIIDRAKLKTIVVKGTPSEIIGSINDNHDGTTILP; this is translated from the coding sequence ATGAGAGTTGTATTTGCGTTAGGCGGTTCTGTATTAATGCCCAAAGAAGGGGCTTCAAAAGAAAATATTGCATCTTATGCCGAAACCTTCAAAAAACTAAAAGATGAAGGTCACGAAATTTCCGTTATCATTGGCGGAGGAAACACGGCTAGACAATACATTTCAATCGCAAGAGAATTTACAAATGATGCCTTTTGTGATGAAATAGGGATTATGTCGACTCGATTAAATAGTATGCTTTTAATATCTGCGTTAGGTAATTACGCTGTCAAAAATGTTCCTACAAGCTTTAAAGAAGCTGAAACTATTTTGAATTTAAACAAAATTGTCGTTATGGGCGGTACTCATCCTGCACACACAACCGATGCGGTTTCTGCTTCATTGGCGGAGTTTTTAGATGCTGATTTATTAGTAATTGCTACAAATGTGGATGGCGTATATACAAACGACCCACGTATCGATTCAAACGCTAAAAAACTAAAAGAAATGACAATTTCAGAATTATTGGAAATTACAGGTAATTGTTCAATTTCGGCAGGTTCCTCAAGTGTTGTGGACCCATTAGCATCTAAAATAATCGATAGAGCAAAATTAAAAACAATTGTGGTTAAAGGAACTCCATCTGAAATCATTGGTTCAATTAATGATAATCACGACGGTACCACAATATTACCATAA
- the purL gene encoding phosphoribosylformylglycinamidine synthase subunit PurL: protein MVDTNDLKFIEEQLGRKPNDVEIAMFENLWSEHCAYRSSKNLLKMFGRTVKENPNMIVGPGDDAAIIRLDKDICVAMAMESHNHPSYIDPYNGSATGVGGIIRDIISMNSKPIALLDALRFGDIKGNEKDKVKWLVDGVMSGIGDYGNRIGVPTVGGECEFDSSYDYNNLVNVVAIGLVHEDEIIEGKAKEEGLSIILVGDTGKDGIGGASFASKDLTSESEGDRPSVQIGDAFKEKKLIDATLEACKTGNVKAMKDLGAAGITSSCSEMCFSGGVGAELHLENVFLREQGMTPYEIMISESQERNLFAVKAGSEEELLSIFEKYELPCAVIGKTTDTKRLIAYHNDELVVDLPLELLCEAPLYDLPEKEDIKEKAEDTEKLEADAKTPKTKEEHNETLKTMLESPNICSKSNIYERYDHEVQLRTVVKPGKDAAALKVQDIYPMGVALTADCNSTFSKLNPYEAAKTLVCESVRNLATVGARPIGMLDNLNFGNPEKPERYWQLKKSIEGLTDAAEFLNVPVVGGNVSLYNETIIEGKDYPINPTPTISIIGKIKDIELIPNVLVKPKENDVLLLIGETKEEMGGSEYHKVIHNTEDGFIPKADLKKEMNTYNILVDLIENGLINEAVDLSRGGMAIALSKMVMNTDLGVDIAINSNLSNITNLYSESSGRILVAVTPEIMEYVISKFSSNEIFATKLGNLTAEKQLKVELNGQEIVNISSEEIKESYYNGFPKLMGEL from the coding sequence ATGGTTGATACGAACGATTTGAAGTTTATTGAAGAGCAATTGGGCAGAAAGCCAAATGATGTAGAAATAGCAATGTTTGAAAACTTATGGAGTGAACATTGTGCATACAGAAGCTCTAAAAACCTTTTAAAAATGTTTGGAAGAACTGTAAAGGAAAACCCAAATATGATTGTAGGTCCTGGAGATGATGCAGCAATTATAAGACTAGATAAAGACATATGCGTAGCTATGGCAATGGAAAGCCACAACCACCCGTCATATATCGACCCATACAACGGCTCAGCAACAGGAGTTGGGGGAATTATAAGAGATATCATCTCAATGAATTCAAAGCCAATAGCTTTATTAGATGCACTTAGATTTGGTGACATCAAAGGAAATGAAAAAGATAAGGTAAAATGGCTCGTAGATGGAGTTATGAGCGGTATTGGTGACTATGGTAACAGAATCGGTGTCCCAACAGTTGGTGGAGAATGCGAATTCGATTCATCATATGACTACAATAACCTTGTAAATGTTGTGGCTATTGGTTTAGTCCACGAAGATGAAATTATTGAAGGTAAGGCAAAAGAAGAAGGCTTATCTATAATTTTAGTGGGCGATACTGGAAAAGATGGTATTGGGGGGGCTTCATTTGCTTCAAAAGACTTAACCAGTGAAAGTGAAGGCGACAGGCCAAGTGTTCAAATCGGCGACGCATTCAAAGAAAAGAAATTAATCGACGCAACATTAGAAGCTTGTAAAACCGGCAATGTAAAAGCAATGAAGGATTTAGGGGCAGCAGGTATAACCTCATCATGTTCCGAAATGTGCTTTAGTGGTGGCGTAGGTGCAGAATTACACCTTGAAAACGTATTTTTAAGGGAGCAAGGAATGACTCCTTACGAAATAATGATTTCAGAAAGTCAAGAGAGAAATTTATTTGCTGTTAAAGCAGGCTCTGAAGAAGAATTACTCAGTATTTTCGAAAAATATGAATTACCTTGCGCAGTAATCGGTAAGACAACAGATACCAAAAGATTAATTGCTTACCACAATGATGAATTAGTAGTTGATTTACCGCTCGAGTTATTATGTGAAGCTCCATTGTATGATTTGCCTGAAAAAGAAGATATAAAAGAAAAAGCAGAAGATACAGAGAAATTGGAAGCAGACGCAAAAACTCCAAAAACTAAGGAAGAGCACAACGAAACACTTAAAACTATGCTAGAAAGTCCAAACATATGTTCAAAATCAAACATATATGAAAGATACGACCACGAAGTTCAATTAAGAACCGTTGTAAAACCAGGAAAGGATGCAGCAGCTTTAAAAGTACAAGATATTTACCCAATGGGTGTAGCTTTAACAGCTGACTGTAACTCTACATTCTCAAAATTAAACCCTTACGAAGCAGCTAAAACCTTAGTATGTGAAAGCGTAAGAAATTTAGCGACTGTAGGTGCTAGACCTATTGGAATGTTGGACAACTTAAACTTTGGAAATCCTGAAAAGCCTGAAAGATACTGGCAACTTAAAAAGTCAATCGAAGGATTAACAGACGCAGCAGAGTTTTTAAACGTTCCTGTTGTGGGTGGAAACGTAAGTTTATACAACGAAACAATCATTGAAGGTAAAGATTACCCTATAAACCCAACACCTACAATAAGCATCATCGGAAAAATTAAAGACATCGAGTTAATACCTAATGTATTAGTGAAACCAAAAGAAAACGATGTTTTATTATTAATCGGTGAAACTAAGGAAGAAATGGGCGGTAGCGAATACCACAAAGTAATTCATAACACTGAAGATGGATTTATCCCAAAAGCGGACTTGAAAAAAGAAATGAATACATACAATATATTAGTTGATTTAATCGAAAATGGATTAATTAACGAAGCTGTTGACCTTTCGAGAGGAGGAATGGCTATTGCATTAAGCAAAATGGTAATGAATACTGATTTGGGTGTGGATATTGCTATCAACAGCAATTTATCAAATATAACAAATCTTTACTCTGAATCATCAGGTAGAATCTTAGTTGCAGTAACCCCTGAAATTATGGAGTACGTAATTTCAAAATTCAGTAGTAACGAGATATTTGCAACAAAATTGGGCAATTTAACAGCCGAAAAACAATTAAAAGTTGAATTAAACGGTCAAGAAATTGTAAACATTTCATCAGAAGAAATAAAAGAAAGTTATTATAATGGATTCCCTAAATTAATGGGAGAATTATAA
- a CDS encoding pyridoxal-phosphate-dependent aminotransferase family protein — translation MKLNTEKLLMIPGPTMVPNEVLNTMSLPIIGHRTADYGALLEDTVDKMKKVFQTKHDAHLITGSGTAAMDMAISNTVDKGDKVLNIVNGNFGDRFYKIANTYKANTIKLDNEWGDMADVEKVKETLEENPDTKVVTIVHNETSTGVKNPIEEIGKIVKKHDAIYIVDTVSSLGGDYVDVDKFNIDICVTGSQKCIAAPPGMAAISVNDKAWDVINNTETKSFYLDIKAYQKKWDSSKETPYTPSVSMTYSMNKALELVLDEGLDNRFKRHDKFAEATRAGLEAMGLELFAKERARSVTVTSALYPEGISDKDFRGTLNKDYDVLVAGGQAHLKGKIFRVGHMGSVKEHHILGTLALIEAGLKKLGYNAGCGVDVAKDYLL, via the coding sequence ATGAAATTGAATACTGAAAAGTTATTAATGATACCTGGACCTACAATGGTTCCAAACGAAGTTTTAAACACAATGTCCTTACCTATTATTGGGCATAGAACCGCAGATTATGGGGCACTTTTGGAAGATACAGTGGACAAAATGAAAAAAGTTTTCCAAACAAAACATGACGCTCACTTAATAACAGGTTCAGGAACTGCAGCAATGGATATGGCAATTTCAAACACCGTGGACAAAGGGGATAAAGTACTAAACATAGTAAATGGAAACTTTGGAGACAGGTTTTACAAAATTGCAAATACCTATAAAGCAAACACAATAAAGCTCGATAATGAATGGGGAGACATGGCAGATGTAGAAAAGGTTAAAGAAACACTCGAAGAAAACCCTGATACAAAAGTAGTTACCATCGTTCACAACGAGACATCAACGGGTGTAAAAAACCCTATCGAAGAGATTGGAAAAATAGTGAAAAAACACGACGCAATCTACATTGTAGATACAGTTTCTTCATTAGGTGGCGATTACGTAGATGTGGATAAATTTAACATCGACATTTGTGTAACAGGCTCCCAAAAATGTATTGCTGCACCTCCTGGAATGGCAGCTATCTCAGTAAATGACAAAGCTTGGGACGTTATCAATAATACCGAGACTAAATCATTCTATTTGGATATCAAAGCTTACCAGAAAAAATGGGACAGTAGTAAAGAAACACCTTACACACCATCAGTATCAATGACCTATTCAATGAATAAAGCTTTAGAGCTTGTACTTGACGAAGGTTTGGACAACAGATTCAAAAGACACGATAAATTCGCAGAAGCTACAAGAGCAGGTTTAGAAGCAATGGGTCTTGAATTATTCGCAAAAGAAAGAGCAAGGTCTGTAACAGTTACATCTGCTTTATACCCTGAAGGAATAAGTGACAAGGATTTCAGAGGAACTTTAAACAAAGATTACGACGTTTTAGTTGCAGGTGGTCAAGCTCACTTAAAAGGTAAAATCTTTAGAGTAGGACACATGGGTAGTGTAAAAGAGCACCATATATTAGGTACTTTAGCATTAATTGAAGCAGGTCTTAAAAAACTTGGATACAACGCAGGATGTGGCGTTGACGTAGCTAAAGATTACTTATTATAA
- the hisH gene encoding imidazole glycerol phosphate synthase subunit HisH, translating into MIAIIDYNAGNLRSIEKAFSIYERDVKVTNDPEIILSADKIVLPGVGNFGDSVKNIEAVKFDEKVCDKINTNCSNLKELITQDIGKVPFLGVCVGMQLLFEKSEESEGAGLGVFNGEVVKFTNVPKIPHMGWNNVKQIKDIPLFEGIKDNDYFYFVHSYYVKTFDEKIIAGICDYGTKFTCAVNKDNIYATQFHPEKSGKSGLKMIENFVELI; encoded by the coding sequence ATGATTGCCATTATCGATTATAACGCAGGAAACTTAAGAAGCATTGAAAAAGCATTTTCAATTTACGAAAGGGACGTAAAAGTTACAAATGACCCAGAAATTATATTATCCGCAGATAAAATTGTATTACCTGGCGTAGGAAACTTTGGAGATTCAGTAAAGAATATAGAAGCTGTTAAATTTGATGAAAAAGTATGTGACAAAATAAATACAAATTGTTCAAACTTAAAAGAGTTAATTACCCAAGATATTGGAAAAGTACCTTTTTTAGGCGTCTGTGTTGGAATGCAGTTATTATTTGAAAAAAGTGAAGAAAGTGAAGGAGCAGGATTAGGCGTATTTAATGGAGAAGTAGTTAAATTTACCAATGTTCCAAAAATACCACATATGGGTTGGAATAACGTCAAACAAATCAAAGATATACCATTATTTGAAGGAATAAAAGACAATGACTACTTTTATTTTGTCCACTCATATTATGTAAAAACTTTTGACGAAAAAATAATTGCAGGTATTTGTGATTACGGTACAAAGTTTACCTGTGCAGTTAATAAAGATAATATATATGCTACACAGTTTCACCCTGAAAAAAGTGGAAAATCCGGCTTAAAAATGATTGAAAACTTTGTAGAATTAATTTAA
- a CDS encoding TrmO family methyltransferase domain-containing protein, with amino-acid sequence MSNTNLKKYNIYEIGKYFKGQKPEDKNHVVIYEEYIPCMEGLAVGNKIMLLFWFDKSDNEEKRSIMKVHPRGNVKIPIRGVFGTHSPVRPNPIALYDVNISKIDFEKGIIYIEEEIDAFDETPLIDIKVSANSLNFEKYGEKVESYDKYGCK; translated from the coding sequence ATGAGTAATACTAATTTAAAAAAATATAATATTTACGAAATTGGAAAATATTTTAAAGGTCAAAAGCCAGAGGATAAAAATCACGTTGTAATCTATGAGGAATACATTCCTTGTATGGAAGGCTTAGCAGTTGGTAACAAAATCATGCTTTTATTTTGGTTTGATAAATCAGATAACGAAGAAAAAAGAAGTATTATGAAAGTTCACCCACGTGGAAATGTGAAAATACCAATAAGAGGAGTTTTTGGTACTCACTCCCCAGTTAGACCTAATCCTATCGCTTTATATGATGTTAACATATCAAAAATTGATTTTGAAAAAGGTATAATTTATATTGAAGAGGAAATTGATGCTTTTGATGAAACTCCTTTAATTGATATTAAAGTATCCGCTAATTCTTTAAATTTTGAAAAATATGGCGAAAAAGTTGAAAGTTACGATAAATATGGATGTAAATAA
- a CDS encoding TatD family hydrolase: MEILKNLPITDNHIHIDEKNGMGSVKVAQVFEKAGGKTMIIPNKPAFSLELEKPIDELLLSLQRIEEETNVKAFGMAGVHPVEFINFVRNGMSIEEAKNRVIQALDYCQKIVMENDNIVGIGEIGRPHFELTGDDAEILWATSNELFTYSMALAKDADCAIQIHAESASDAQFKEFSEMAKSVGLNPEKVIKHHCDNRVNEGIKYGIMPSIVASSPCDEAIAISDRFLMETDYIDDLKRPGVVLGIKTVPRRTRKLLQNGLMTEEMCYNIHKNNVEKCYNIEIDF, translated from the coding sequence ATGGAAATTTTAAAGAACCTTCCGATAACTGATAACCATATACATATTGATGAAAAAAATGGTATGGGTTCGGTAAAAGTTGCCCAAGTATTTGAAAAAGCAGGCGGTAAAACTATGATAATCCCCAATAAACCTGCTTTTAGTTTAGAATTGGAAAAACCAATTGATGAATTACTTTTGTCATTACAAAGAATTGAAGAGGAAACAAATGTAAAGGCTTTCGGTATGGCGGGAGTACATCCGGTAGAATTTATTAACTTCGTTAGAAATGGTATGAGCATTGAAGAAGCCAAAAATAGAGTTATTCAAGCACTGGACTATTGCCAAAAGATTGTAATGGAAAATGACAATATTGTAGGGATTGGGGAAATTGGTAGACCACATTTTGAATTAACTGGCGATGATGCAGAAATACTATGGGCTACATCAAACGAATTGTTTACTTATAGCATGGCACTTGCAAAAGATGCTGATTGTGCCATCCAAATACATGCTGAAAGTGCTTCAGATGCACAGTTTAAAGAATTTTCAGAAATGGCAAAATCGGTGGGCTTAAATCCTGAAAAAGTAATTAAACATCATTGTGATAATCGGGTTAATGAAGGTATCAAATATGGAATTATGCCTTCAATTGTGGCATCTTCACCTTGTGACGAAGCTATAGCTATATCTGACCGTTTTTTAATGGAAACGGACTATATAGATGATTTAAAGCGCCCTGGTGTGGTATTAGGTATAAAAACCGTTCCGAGACGTACAAGGAAACTCCTGCAAAACGGTTTAATGACTGAGGAAATGTGCTATAATATTCATAAAAATAACGTTGAAAAATGCTATAATATTGAAATTGACTTTTAA
- a CDS encoding geranylgeranyl reductase family protein produces MRALINSYDVVVIGAGPAGSMASYNASKMGAKTLLIEKSQEIGEPVRCAEAVPKIDELYGIPADPSFVRTTLDGGYIIAPNGKVIAIRGGKTDGYVVERKIFDKHLAIRSANQGTKIAVKSRVTNIEKEGSGYVITINHMGEEYKVRTKIVIAADGVESSMAEMVGLKSKKNVKEVCSCAEYEMINGKCIDDKMLELYFGGVAPQGYAWIFPKGDTVNVGLGIIGGKKSALEYLDDFITNPILEGRLENATPVEFKCGGAPVGGPIEKTYAEGFIVVGDAAGQISPLTGGGISLSMDCGLIAGEVAAKCIKQNNWSEEAIKEYETIWHEKYLHLLNNDLKYKSILQQLTDTELNAIGDSIEGDLDDVNVPKIALKAVKKSPSLLKYLKEIL; encoded by the coding sequence ATGAGGGCACTAATTAACAGTTACGACGTCGTAGTTATCGGCGCAGGACCTGCGGGGAGTATGGCTTCGTATAATGCTTCAAAGATGGGAGCTAAAACACTATTAATAGAAAAATCACAAGAAATAGGTGAACCAGTACGTTGTGCTGAAGCAGTTCCTAAAATTGATGAATTATATGGGATACCTGCAGACCCAAGTTTTGTACGTACCACATTAGACGGTGGTTACATAATAGCACCAAACGGTAAAGTAATAGCAATTAGGGGTGGAAAAACTGATGGATACGTTGTTGAAAGAAAAATATTCGATAAACACCTCGCAATCAGAAGTGCAAACCAAGGCACTAAAATCGCCGTAAAAAGTAGAGTTACAAATATCGAAAAAGAAGGAAGTGGATATGTTATAACTATCAATCATATGGGCGAAGAATACAAAGTAAGAACCAAAATAGTTATTGCTGCAGATGGTGTTGAAAGCTCCATGGCCGAGATGGTTGGTTTAAAATCTAAAAAGAATGTTAAAGAAGTATGTTCTTGTGCGGAATATGAAATGATAAACGGAAAATGTATTGACGATAAAATGCTCGAGCTATACTTTGGAGGCGTTGCACCACAAGGTTATGCCTGGATATTCCCAAAAGGAGATACTGTAAACGTAGGTTTAGGTATTATCGGGGGTAAAAAGAGTGCATTAGAGTATTTAGATGATTTTATAACTAATCCTATACTTGAAGGAAGATTAGAAAATGCCACACCTGTTGAATTTAAATGCGGTGGTGCACCTGTTGGAGGACCTATTGAAAAAACGTATGCTGAAGGTTTCATTGTTGTGGGTGATGCTGCGGGTCAGATTAGTCCATTAACTGGTGGTGGAATATCACTTTCTATGGATTGCGGTTTAATTGCTGGAGAAGTAGCTGCAAAATGTATTAAACAGAACAATTGGTCCGAAGAAGCTATCAAAGAGTATGAAACAATTTGGCACGAAAAATATTTACATTTACTCAATAATGACTTAAAATATAAAAGTATCCTTCAACAATTAACTGATACAGAATTAAACGCCATAGGAGATTCTATAGAAGGGGATTTAGATGATGTGAATGTTCCAAAAATAGCATTAAAGGCAGTTAAAAAGTCACCGTCATTATTGAAATACTTAAAAGAGATATTATAA
- the yjjX gene encoding inosine/xanthosine triphosphatase, whose protein sequence is MNKNEENKSPFEDKVCEICGKPAKTYRFGAIICENEECLNKAMSQRGGPAGHQLRVASIGTLNPVKISAAQEAVSRAVGSVLITSVDADSKVSDQPIGFDETFKGAYNRAKEAYDKASSMYGIGLEAGIVEIGEKKLDIHICVIYDSFRHTVGTSSGFQIPQEILSGIEKGVECGEIAGKIYNNPEIGKNIGLIGRLTDENIVRKDLCKQAITMALVPRLAQNMTTKF, encoded by the coding sequence ATGAACAAAAACGAAGAAAATAAAAGTCCATTTGAGGATAAAGTTTGTGAAATTTGTGGAAAACCTGCAAAAACATATCGATTTGGAGCTATAATCTGCGAAAATGAGGAATGCCTTAATAAGGCGATGAGTCAACGAGGAGGTCCTGCAGGACATCAGCTAAGAGTGGCTTCTATAGGTACCTTGAATCCGGTTAAAATTAGCGCAGCTCAGGAGGCCGTAAGTCGTGCCGTAGGTAGTGTTTTGATAACTTCAGTAGATGCAGATAGTAAAGTATCTGACCAGCCTATCGGATTCGATGAAACATTTAAAGGTGCGTACAATAGGGCAAAAGAAGCGTACGATAAAGCTTCTTCGATGTATGGTATAGGTTTAGAAGCAGGTATTGTTGAAATTGGTGAAAAAAAGTTGGACATCCATATTTGCGTAATTTACGATAGTTTTAGACATACTGTGGGTACATCTTCAGGATTTCAAATACCTCAGGAAATACTTTCAGGGATTGAAAAAGGTGTTGAATGTGGAGAAATTGCAGGAAAAATATACAATAATCCAGAAATAGGTAAAAATATAGGTTTAATAGGACGTCTTACTGATGAAAACATCGTTAGGAAAGATTTATGTAAGCAAGCCATTACTATGGCGTTAGTACCAAGATTAGCGCAGAATATGACCACTAAATTCTAA